Proteins from a single region of Aythya fuligula isolate bAytFul2 chromosome 3, bAytFul2.pri, whole genome shotgun sequence:
- the ANAPC1 gene encoding anaphase-promoting complex subunit 1 isoform X2: protein MSDHCEERATMIAAGDLQEFAPRGREHCRRHPSALTLQLRRLQPASELCSSDGAAGLVGSLREVTIHERQRESWQLRKGASDVGEEVDYDEELYVASNMVIWSKGSKNQASTVYKAFTVDSPVLQALWCDFTIAPEKSEKADVSGTDEIVEKCICILQNSCINVHSIEGKDYIAALPFQVANVWPTKFGLLFERSSSSHEVPPSPPREPLPTMFSMLHPLDEITPLVCKSGGVFGSARVQYVADYTMRIVFLSAEPSIVMTYDTIQSLHTVWALRRVKPEEQNTVLKFSEQMGTPQHVATSSSLTAHLRSLSKGDSPVASPFQNYSSIHSQSRSVSSPSMQSRSPSISNMAALSRSHSPALGVHSFSGVQRFNFSSNTQSPRRHSIIHSPNSTSSDSFLITETEPIIPELCIDHLWTETITNMREKNSQASKVFITTDLCGQKFLCFLVESQLQLRCVKFQESNDKSQLIFGSVTNIQAKDAAPVEGIDTLLVLEGSGNLVLYSGVVRVGKVFIPGLPAPSLTMSNQMPRPSTPLDSVSTPSKPLNKHLGPLEESVLLSPVPELRDSSKLHDSTYVEDCTFQQLGTFIHSLRDPVHNRVTLELSNNTMVRITIPEIATSELVKRCLQGVKAILPKEIAVQMLVKWYNAYNAPGGPNYHSEWNLFVTCLMNMMGYNTERLAWTRNLDFEGSLSPVIAPKKARPSETGSDEDWEYLLSSDYHRNFESHPVAKALRLDPLEVSAPKDDFLQSLSLDSSTLLFTHIPAIFFVLHLIYEELKLNSLMGEGIRSLVVLLVQLARDLKLEAYIDYYYRDYPALVKSSRQTCIIDQVQTGFMHHPSFFSAEPPSIFQWLSSCLKGEGVQPYPYLPGICERSKLVVVSVALYILGDESAVSNEASHYLYKITSGQRKQQIEQDDSRCSFRHSTSVSSLAEKLVIWMTNVGFTLRDLESLPFGVALPIRDAIYYCREQPASDWPEAVCLLIGRQDLSKQACEGNLQKGKSSVGPVLSSDIPSGAESEEDEDGMNDMNEEVMSLIWSEDLRVQEVRRLLQSARPVRVNVVQMPESSDHEYIEEKENRLLQLCQRTMALPVGRGMFTLFSYHPVPTEQLPIPKLNLTGRAPPRNTTVDLNSGNIDVPPNMACWASFHNGVAAGLKIAPASQIDSAWIVYNKPKIAELANEYAGFLMALGLNGHLTKLATLNIHDYLTKGHEMTSIGLLLGVSAAKLGTMDMAITRLLSIHIPALLPPTSTELDVPHNVQVAAVIGIGLVYQGTAHRHTAEVLLAEIGRPPGPEMEYCTDRESYSLASGLALGMVCLGHGSNLIGMSDLNVPEQLYQYMVGGHRRFQAGMHREKHKSPSYQIKEGDTINVDVTCPGATLALAMIYLKTNNRSIADWLQAPDTMYLLDFVKPEFLLLRTLARCLILWDDILPNSKWVNSNVPQIIRENSISLHATELPSSEDLSLETLAQAHVYIIAGACLSLGFRFAGSENLAAFNCLYKYATDFLKCLSAPTASITGHYNLETCLSVLLLSLAMVMAGSGNLKVLQLCRFMHKKTGGEMNYGFHLAHHMALGLLFLGGGRYSLSTSNSSIAALLCALYPHFPVHSTDNRYHLQALRHLYVLAAEPRLLTPVDVDSNTPCYALIEVTYKGTQWYAEATEELMAPTLLPELHLLKQIRVKGPRYWELLIDLSKGTNHLKSILSKGGILYVKLRAGQLSYKEDPMGWRSLLAQTVTHRNSEARAFKPEAISAFTSDPALFSFADYFCKPTVNMGQKQEILDLFSSILYECVTQENPEMLPTYIAIDQAVRRLERREMSETFELWQIKLVLEFFSSRSHQERMRRNPNRGLFMNSEFLPVMKCTIDNTLDQWLQAGGDVSLHSYLSGQPTDESQLSMLACFLIYHSVPTPGQLAAGGLEGSTNFSELLLKFKQLNMPVRALLRLAPLLLRNPQSMVL, encoded by the exons GGTCACCATCCACGAGCGGCAGCGG gaaagttGGCAGTTGAGGAAGGGTGCCAGCGATGTTGGGGAAGAAGTGGACTACGACGAAGAGTTGTACGTGGCCAGCAATATGGTCATCTGGAGCAAAGGAAGTAAAAACCAAGCGTCTACCGTTTATAAAGCTTTCACTGTTGACAGCCCTGTCCTACAG GCCTTGTGGTGTGACTTTACCATAGCCCcggaaaaatctgaaaaagctGATG tTTCGGGCACTGATGAAATAGTAGAGAAATGCATCTGCATATTGCAGAACTCATGTATAAACGTGCATAGCATAGAGGGAAAGGATTACATTGCTGCTTTACCCTTTCAG GTTGCAAATGTCTGGCCAACAAAATTTGGTTTGTTATTTGAGCGTAGTAGTTCTTCACATGAAGTACCTCCGAGTCCACCCAG aGAACCTTTGCCCACCATGTTCAGCATGCTACATCCATTAGATGAGATAACACCTCTTGTCTGTAAATCTGGAG GTGTGTTTGGCTCTGCTAGAGTGCAGTATGTTGCTGATTACACCATGAGGATCGTGTTCCTCAGTGCTGAACCTTCCATTGTGATGACCTATGATACCATACAGAGTTTACATACTGTTTGGGCTCTTCGTAGAGTAAAGCCAGAG GAGCAGAACACGGTGCTGAAGTTCTCGGAGCAGATGGGCACACCACAGCATGTGGCCACCAGCAGCTCTTTGACTGCTCATCTCAGGAGCCTTTCAAAAGGAGACTCGCCTGTGGCCTCACCTTTCCAAAACTACTCATCTATCCACAGCCAGAGCAGATCAGTGTCATCACCCAGCATGCAGTCCCGCTCGCCGTCCATCTCCAACATGGCTGCTTTGAG CCGCTCTCATTCCCCTGCCCTGGGAGTACATTCGTTCTCAGGAGTTCAGAGGTTCAACTTTTCCAGCAATACTCAGTCACCGAGGAGGCACAGTATTATACATTCTCCGAACAGCACTTCCAGTGATTCCTTTCTTATAACAGAAACCGAACCAATCATTCCTGAGCTATGTATAGATCATCTGTGGACAGAAACCATCACAAACATGAG AGAGAAGAATTCCCAAGCATCAAAAGTGTTTATTACTACTGACCTTTGTGGGCAGAAGTTCTTGTGCTTTTTAGTGGaatcccagctccagctgcg GTGTGTAAAGTTTCAAGAGAGCAACGATAAGTCACAGCTGATCTTTGGCTCTGTTACCAATATTCAAGCAAAGGATGCAGCTCCAGTGGAG GGCATTGATACACTGCTGGTTCTGGAAGGCAGTGGCAATCTAGTGCTTTATTCCGGAGTGGTTCGG gtgggaaaggttTTTATTCCTGGACTGCCTGCTCCATCCCTGACAATGTCCAACCAAATGCCTCGGCCCAGCACTCCATTGGATAGTGTCAGCACTCCATCCAAGCCTTTGAATAAACATCTGGGGCCCTTAGAAGAg AGTGTGCTTTTGTCACCAGTTCCAGAGCTAAGGGATTCTTCCAAACTTCATGACTCGACTTATGTGGAGGACTGCACATTTCAGCAGCTTGGAACTTTCATTCATTCTCTACGAGACCCTGTCCACAACAGAGTAACTTTA gaacttAGCAATAACACAATGGTTCGGATTACAATTCCTGAAATTGCCACTTCGGAACTAG TGAAAAGATGTCTGCAAGGGGTCAAAGCTATACTGCCCAAGGAAATAGCTGTACAGATGCTTGTCAAGTGGTACAATGCTTATAATGCTCCAGGAGGACCAAATTATCATTCAGAATGGAATTTATTTGTAACTTGTCTCATGAATATGATGGGTTATAACACAGAGAGACTGGCCTGGACGCGTAAT CTTGACTTTGAAGGATCGCTTTCACCAGTTATTGCTCCAAAGAAGGCTAGGCCGTCAGAAACAGGGTCAGATGAA GACTGGGAATACCTCTTGAGCTCTGATTACCATAGGAATTTTGAGTCTCATCCTGTAGCCAAAGCCTTGAGATTGGACCCTCTGGAAGTTTCAGCTCCAAAGGATGACTTTTTACAGAGCCTTAGCCTGGATTCCTCAACCCTCCTTTTTACCCATATTCCTgctattttctttgttcttcaccTGATCTATGAGGAGCTCAAACTGAATAGTCTAATGGGAGAAGGAATTCGTTCACTTGTTGTTCTTCTGGTTCAGCTGGCCAG GGACTTAAAACTTGAAGCTTATATAGATTATTACTACAGAGACTATCCGGCCCTTGTAAAAAGCTCCAGACAGACTTGCATAATTGATCAAG TCCAAACAGGTTTCATGCACCatccctcatttttttctgctgagccTCCAAGTATCTTTCAGTGGCTGAGTTCCTGTCTGAAGGGAGAAGGAGTGCAGCCTTATCCTTACTTACCAGGAATCTGTGAAAGGAGCAAACTGGTAGTAGTG AGCGTGGCTTTGTACATACTTGGTGATGAGAGCGCTGTATCTAATGAAGCCTCCCATTATTTGTACAAGATTACATCAG GACAACGAAAACAGCAAATAGAACAGGATGACAGTCG ATGTAGTTTCAGACACAGCACATCTGTTTCTAGCCTGGCTGAGAAGTTAGTTATTTGGATGACAAATGTTG GTTTCACCTTAAGAGATCTGGAGTCTCTGCCGTTTGGTGTAGCTCTTCCTATTAGAGATGCCATATATTATTGTCGGGAGCAGCCTGCCTCGGACTGGCCAGAAGCAGTTTGTCTCTTGATTGGGCGCCAGGATCTGTCCAAACAGGCGTGTGAAGGGAACTTGCAAAAGGGCAAATCT TCTGTGGGCCCAGTGCTGTCCTCTGATATTCCCTCTGGAGCCGAATCAGAAGAAGATGAGGATGGCATGAATGATATGAATGAGGAAGTCATGTCCCTAATATGGAGTGAGGATTTGAGAGTGCAGGAAGTACGCAGACTCCTTCAGAGTGCCCGTCCTGTACGTGTCAACGTAGTGCAGATGCCAGAATCTAGTGACCATGAAtacatagaagaaaaagaaaaccg GCTGCTACAGCTGTGCCAGCGAACGATGGCACTGCCTGTTGGACGAGGAATGTTCACTTTGTTCTCATATCACCCTGTTCCAACGGAGCAGTTGCCCATCCCTAAGCTGAATCTAACTG GCCGTGCTCCTCCTAGGAACACTACTGTAGATCTGAACAGTGGGAACATCGACGTGCCTCCTAACATGGCTTGCTGGGCCAGCTTTCACAatggggtggctgctgggctgaAGATAGCACCTGCTTCACAGATAGACTCCGCTTGGATTGTCTATAACAAGCCCAAAATTGCTGAACTAGCAAATGAATATGCAGGCTTCCTCATGGCTCTGGGTCTCAATGGACATCTCACAAAACTTGCCACACTCAATATACATGACTATTTAACAAAG ggCCACGAGATGACAAGTATTGGACTGTTGCTTGGTGTTTCTGCTGCCAAGCTGGGCACAATGGACATGGCTATTACACGGCTTCTGAGTATTCACATACCTGCCCTGCTACCACCGACTTCAACGGAGCTGGATGTCCCCCACAATGTGCAGGTGGCTGCTGTGATAGGAATAGGCCTTGTCTATCAGGGCACTGCTCACAGGCACACAGCTGAAGTTCTGCTGGCTGAAATAG gacGTCCGCCTGGACCTGAAATGGAGTACTGCACAGACAGAGAGTCCTATTCACTTGCATCTGGGCTAGCCTTAGGCATGGTTTGCCTGGGG CACGGCAGTAATTTGATAGGCATGTCCGACCTCAATGTGCCCGAGCAGCTTTACCAGTACATGGTTGGGGGCCACAGGCGGTTCCAAGCAGGAATGCACAGAGAGAAGCACAAGTCTCCCAGTTATCAAATTAAG GAGGGAGACACGATAAATGTGGACGTTACTTGTCCTGGTGCCACACTAGCACTTGCAATGATCTACCTAAAGACTAATAACAG ATCCATTGCTGATTGGCTTCAAGCACCAGATACGATGTATTTGCTGGACTTTGTAAAACCAGAGTTTCTTTTATTGAGg ACCTTGGCTCGATGCCTGATTTTGTGGGATGACATCTTGCCCAATTCCAAGTGGGTTAACAGCAACGTGCCTCAA ATCATAAGAGAGAACAGCATATCTCTTCATGCAACAGAGCTGCCTTCATCTGAAGACCTGAGTTTAGAAACACTGGC GCAAGCTCATGTCTACATCATTGCTGGTGCATGTTTGTCACTGGGATTTCGATTTGCTGGTTCAGAAAATCTGGCAGCATTTAACTGCTTG tacaAATATGCAACAGATTTCCTGAAATGTTTGTCAGCACCAACAGCTTCTATA ACAGGTCACTATAATCTTGAAACATGCCTGAGTGTCTTGCTGCTCTCTCTTGCAATGGTGATGGCTGGCTCTGGAAACTTGAAAGTCCTTCAGCTTTGCCGTTTCATGCACAAGAAGACGGGTGGAGAGATGAACTATGGATTCCACTTGGCTCACCACATGGCTTTGGGGCTTCTCTTTCTGGGAGGAGGAAG ATATTCACTGAGCACTTCAAATTCTTCAATTGCTGCTCTCCTTTGCGCTCTGTACCCTCACTTTCCTGTTCACAGCACAGACAATCG GTATCATCTTCAGGCTTTGCGTCACTTGTACGTGCTGGCGGCAGAACCAAGGCTCTTAACACCTGTTGATGTGGACTCAAACACTCCTTGTTATGCACTGATAGAGGTTACATACAAG GGCACGCAGTGGTATGCAGAAGCCACTGAGGAGCTGATGGCACCCACACTTCTTCCAGAGCTTCACTTACTGAAGCAG ATCAGAGTGAAGGGACCACGGTACTGGGAATTGCTAATAGATTTAAGCAAGGGAACGAATCATCTAAA ATCGATTCTTTCAAAGGGTGGCATCTTATATGTGAAGCTGAGAGCTGGGCAACTCTCGTACAAGGAGGACCCAATGGGCTGGCGTAGTCTCTTAGCACAGACTGTTACCCACCGAAACTCTGAAGCTCGAGCATTCAAG CCAGAAGCAATTTCAGCTTTCACTTCTGATCCTGCTTTGTTTTCGTTCGCTGATTATTTTTGCAAACCAACTGTGAACATGGGCCAG AAACAGGAAATCCTGGATCTTTTCTCTTCAATTCTTTATGAGTGTGTTACCCAAGAAAATCCAGAGATGCTGCCCACATACATAGCAATAGATCAG GCTGTGAGGAGAttagaaagaagagaaatgtctGAGACATTTGAGCTGTGGCAGATAAAGCTGGTGTTAGAATTTTTCAGTTCCAGAAGTCACCAGGAGAGGATGAGAAGGAATCCAAACCGAGGACTGTTCATGAACTCTGAATTTCTGCCTGTGATGAAGTGCACTATTGATAACACTCTGGATCAGTGGCTTCAAG CTGGAGGGGACGTCTCCCTGCATTCCTACTTAAGCGGGCAGCCTACAGATGAATCTCAGCTGAGCATGCTGGCTTGCTTCCTCATTTACCACTCTGTCCCAACACCAGGACAGCTGGCAGCTGGAGGCTTGGAAG GAAGCACAAACTTCTCTGAGCTGCTTTTGAAGTTCAAGCAGTTGAACATGCCGGTTCGTGCGTTACTAAGGCTCGCTCCTCTGTTGCTTAGAAATCCGCAGTCCATGGTGCTGTAA